Proteins found in one Pseudomonas sp. P8_241 genomic segment:
- a CDS encoding acyl-CoA dehydrogenase family protein, which yields MLYTPDEHQEIRDAVRALCSEFPDEYFRKIDEQRAYPEAFVDALIGAGWLSAMIPEEYGGSGLGLTEASVIMEEINRSGGNSGAVHGQMYNMSTLLRNGSRAQKEKYLPKIASGELRIQSMAVTEPTTGTDTTKIKTNAVKKDGRYVVNGQKVWISRVQHSDLMILLARTTPLTEVKRKSEGMSIFIVDLKDSIGKGLTVQPIPNMVNHETNELFFDSLEIPEENLIGEEGKGFKYILDGLNAERTLIAAECIGDGYWFMERAVKYANERVVFDRPIGQNQGVQFPIADAFIEIEAANLMRFKACQLFDANQPCGAQANMAKYLAAKASWEAANVCLQTHGGFGFANEYDIERKFRETRLYQVAPISTNLIYSYVAEHLLGLPRSF from the coding sequence ATGCTCTATACCCCTGACGAACACCAGGAAATCCGCGACGCCGTACGTGCTCTGTGCAGCGAGTTTCCGGACGAATATTTCCGCAAGATTGACGAGCAGCGTGCCTACCCCGAGGCGTTTGTCGACGCCTTGATCGGTGCCGGCTGGCTCTCGGCGATGATCCCCGAAGAGTACGGCGGCTCGGGCCTGGGCCTGACCGAAGCGTCGGTGATCATGGAAGAGATCAACCGTTCGGGCGGCAACTCCGGCGCCGTTCACGGCCAGATGTACAACATGAGCACGCTGCTGCGTAACGGGAGCCGGGCGCAGAAGGAAAAGTACCTGCCGAAGATCGCTTCGGGCGAATTGCGCATCCAGTCGATGGCGGTCACCGAGCCGACGACCGGCACCGACACCACCAAGATCAAGACCAATGCGGTGAAGAAAGACGGCCGCTATGTAGTGAACGGCCAGAAGGTCTGGATCTCGCGGGTGCAGCACTCCGACCTGATGATTCTGCTGGCGCGCACCACACCGTTGACCGAAGTGAAGCGCAAGTCCGAGGGCATGTCGATCTTCATCGTCGACCTCAAGGACTCGATCGGCAAGGGCCTCACCGTGCAGCCGATCCCCAACATGGTCAACCACGAGACCAACGAACTGTTCTTCGACAGCCTGGAGATTCCCGAGGAGAACTTGATCGGCGAGGAGGGCAAGGGTTTCAAATACATCCTCGACGGGCTCAACGCCGAGCGCACCTTGATTGCCGCCGAATGCATCGGCGACGGCTACTGGTTCATGGAACGCGCCGTGAAATACGCCAATGAGCGCGTGGTGTTCGACCGTCCGATCGGCCAGAACCAGGGCGTGCAATTCCCGATCGCCGACGCCTTCATCGAGATCGAAGCGGCCAACCTGATGCGCTTCAAGGCGTGCCAGCTGTTCGACGCCAACCAACCCTGTGGTGCCCAGGCCAACATGGCCAAGTACCTGGCGGCCAAGGCCTCGTGGGAAGCGGCCAACGTCTGCCTGCAAACCCACGGCGGTTTTGGCTTCGCCAACGAATACGACATCGAGCGCAAGTTCCGCGAGACCCGCCTGTACCAGGTCGCGCCGATCTCCACCAACTTGATCTACTCCTACGTCGCCGAGCACTTGCTCGGGCTGCCGCGCTCTTTCTGA
- a CDS encoding CaiB/BaiF CoA-transferase family protein, producing the protein MVTGKPVLPLEGITVVSLEHAIAAPLATRHLADQGARVIKVERPGSGDFARAYDDRVDGLASHFVWVNRSKESLTLDLKQPEAQEILMQLLAEADVLVQNLAPGAAARMGLSYEALSEKNPRLIVCDISGYGEGGPYTEKKAYDLLIQSESGFLSITGTPEDQVKAGISIADISAGMYAYTNILGALIERGKTGRGRRIEIAMIDAMVEWMGFPMYYAYKDQAPPRRTGASHATIYPYGPFRAGDGRTVMLGLQNEREWAVFCEKLLGDAALATDERFATNALRTTNRDAVSALIEQSFAGFSAEEVMARLDAADIANANVSTMSDIWKHPQLEARKRWTSVDTPAGPVPALQPPGMGGDHPARMGPVPALGEHTAAILRELGYTDRADDLRERKVV; encoded by the coding sequence ATGGTGACTGGCAAACCGGTACTTCCACTCGAAGGCATCACAGTGGTCTCCCTCGAGCACGCGATTGCCGCGCCCCTGGCGACGCGTCATCTCGCCGACCAGGGGGCCCGTGTGATCAAGGTCGAACGCCCTGGCAGCGGCGACTTTGCCCGCGCCTATGACGATCGCGTCGACGGCCTTGCCTCGCACTTCGTCTGGGTCAACCGCTCGAAAGAAAGCCTCACCCTGGACCTCAAGCAACCCGAGGCCCAGGAAATTCTCATGCAGTTGCTGGCCGAGGCCGACGTGCTGGTGCAGAACCTGGCGCCAGGCGCAGCCGCACGCATGGGGCTGTCGTACGAAGCGCTCTCGGAGAAAAATCCACGGCTGATCGTATGTGACATCTCGGGTTATGGAGAGGGCGGTCCGTATACCGAGAAGAAGGCCTATGACTTGTTGATCCAGAGCGAGTCGGGCTTCCTGTCGATCACTGGTACGCCGGAGGATCAGGTCAAGGCCGGTATTTCGATCGCCGACATCTCGGCGGGCATGTACGCCTACACCAACATCCTCGGCGCCCTGATCGAGCGGGGCAAAACCGGGCGTGGCCGGCGCATCGAGATCGCCATGATCGATGCGATGGTCGAGTGGATGGGCTTCCCGATGTACTACGCCTACAAGGATCAGGCGCCACCGCGGCGCACCGGCGCGTCCCACGCGACCATTTATCCTTACGGGCCATTCCGCGCAGGCGACGGCCGCACGGTCATGCTCGGCCTGCAGAACGAGCGTGAGTGGGCGGTGTTCTGCGAAAAACTGTTGGGCGATGCAGCCCTTGCCACCGATGAGCGGTTCGCCACTAACGCACTACGCACCACCAACCGTGATGCCGTCAGCGCACTGATCGAGCAGAGCTTCGCCGGGTTCTCCGCCGAAGAGGTCATGGCTCGCCTCGATGCTGCCGACATTGCCAACGCGAACGTCAGCACCATGAGCGACATCTGGAAGCATCCGCAACTCGAGGCGCGCAAGCGCTGGACCAGCGTAGATACGCCCGCCGGGCCCGTGCCCGCGCTGCAACCGCCGGGCATGGGCGGTGATCATCCCGCCCGCATGGGGCCGGTACCGGCACTGGGTGAGCATACCGCCGCGATCCTGCGCGAACTCGGCTACACAGACCGCGCCGATGATCTGCGCGAAAGGAAGGTGGTGTGA
- a CDS encoding CoA ester lyase: protein MAIRQLNLGRARTFLFVPANRPERIAKALASGTDVVVVDLEDAVAPAEKPAALLALLTWLEAHPEERVTVRINAADTVWHEDDLAACRHSGIAGVMLPKADSAAQVEHAHDISGKPVLCIIETGQGLEALAQIAAARGCARLMFGKLDLAVELDLIPDESDPEELVFLPWRAMLVLASQRARLPAPVDGVYTAIGDQTGLARYAARARCHGFSGQLLIHPSQVIEAAAAFTPSVQDIEWAKAVSRLAEAAGGGVVVLDGRMIDAPVMARAARILALAAEFGL from the coding sequence ATGGCGATCCGACAATTGAACCTGGGTCGTGCGCGAACCTTTCTCTTCGTACCCGCGAACCGTCCGGAACGCATTGCCAAGGCGCTGGCCAGCGGCACCGACGTGGTCGTGGTCGATCTCGAGGATGCGGTAGCGCCAGCCGAAAAGCCGGCCGCGCTACTGGCCTTGCTGACCTGGCTGGAGGCCCACCCTGAAGAGCGGGTCACCGTGCGCATCAATGCCGCGGACACGGTGTGGCATGAGGATGACCTGGCGGCCTGTCGCCACTCCGGCATCGCCGGCGTGATGTTGCCAAAGGCCGACAGCGCTGCGCAGGTCGAACACGCCCATGACATCAGCGGCAAACCGGTGTTGTGCATTATCGAAACCGGGCAGGGCCTCGAAGCGCTGGCGCAAATCGCCGCGGCGCGGGGGTGCGCGCGCTTGATGTTCGGCAAGCTGGACCTGGCGGTCGAGCTCGACCTGATACCCGACGAGTCAGACCCCGAGGAACTGGTGTTCCTGCCTTGGCGCGCCATGCTGGTCCTCGCCAGCCAGCGGGCCCGCTTGCCGGCCCCGGTGGACGGGGTGTACACGGCGATCGGCGACCAGACGGGCCTGGCCAGGTACGCCGCGCGTGCCCGTTGCCACGGCTTCAGTGGCCAGTTGCTGATCCACCCCAGCCAGGTGATCGAAGCCGCTGCGGCCTTCACGCCTTCGGTTCAGGACATCGAATGGGCGAAGGCCGTGTCCCGGCTGGCCGAGGCTGCCGGCGGCGGCGTGGTGGTGCTCGATGGCCGCATGATCGATGCGCCGGTCATGGCACGGGCGGCGCGGATTCTCGCGCTGGCGGCAGAGTTTGGCCTCTGA
- a CDS encoding 4-hydroxyphenylacetate 3-hydroxylase family protein: MENNANKKSTAMSGARVGVRSGADYIDSLKDGRSVWIDGERIKDVTVDRRFRGAVQSIADLYDIQCEPALQDKMTFVSPTSGARVGRSFMLPRSAEDLRLRREMMKTWMDAVGGMMGRTPDFLNVMVSAHASAHELFAAGGERFSQNILKYHEFIRENDLALTHSLVSPDIDKRLQMFEQPGDMVMRVVRESDAGIYVSGARSVATLGPLANEVLIMPAAAKFPLVEDAEAYAVGFACPIDTPGMKMICRPAFPTTGRFANDPLSARMDEMDAVLWFDEAFIPWERVFMYRSIKAVESAMKSPSGPHGSHQSATRSLAKMEFLLGIAYNLTEVNHSRFPNVMVQLSELVAYVETLRALIRVAEIDCIPGPGGTVVPYEQPLNVVRAQYPAMHARALEILQLLGAGNVVVAPTVEDLYSENGPAIERYCAGADIPAERKMQLLRLAWDASCSSFAGRQNLYEKFFSGDPWRNAQMRGERYPGAREAQDRVWAFLDRNGEWDRRINGR, translated from the coding sequence ATGGAAAATAACGCAAACAAAAAATCAACTGCCATGAGTGGAGCCCGGGTCGGAGTACGCAGCGGGGCTGATTACATCGACTCTCTCAAAGACGGTCGTTCCGTCTGGATCGATGGCGAGCGCATCAAGGATGTGACGGTGGATCGCCGTTTCCGTGGCGCGGTTCAATCCATCGCCGACCTCTATGACATCCAGTGCGAGCCAGCCCTGCAGGACAAAATGACCTTTGTCTCGCCAACCTCCGGCGCCCGTGTCGGTCGCTCGTTCATGCTGCCGCGCTCTGCCGAAGACCTGCGTCTGCGCCGGGAAATGATGAAGACCTGGATGGATGCAGTAGGCGGCATGATGGGGCGCACCCCTGATTTCCTGAACGTCATGGTCAGCGCCCATGCCTCGGCGCACGAACTGTTCGCAGCGGGTGGCGAGCGATTCAGCCAGAACATCCTGAAGTACCACGAATTCATTCGCGAAAACGACCTGGCACTGACCCACTCACTGGTTTCGCCGGACATCGACAAACGCCTGCAGATGTTCGAACAGCCAGGCGACATGGTGATGCGCGTCGTGCGCGAATCCGATGCCGGCATCTACGTGTCCGGCGCGCGTTCGGTCGCCACCCTGGGCCCATTGGCCAACGAAGTGCTGATCATGCCGGCGGCGGCAAAATTCCCCCTGGTGGAAGATGCCGAGGCTTACGCGGTCGGCTTTGCCTGCCCCATCGACACCCCCGGGATGAAGATGATCTGCCGTCCCGCGTTCCCCACCACGGGCCGGTTTGCCAACGACCCGCTCTCGGCGCGGATGGATGAGATGGACGCGGTGCTGTGGTTTGACGAAGCGTTCATTCCGTGGGAACGCGTGTTCATGTACCGCAGCATCAAGGCCGTTGAGTCGGCCATGAAATCGCCTTCCGGCCCCCACGGTTCGCACCAGTCGGCCACGCGCTCGCTGGCCAAGATGGAGTTTCTGCTGGGCATTGCCTACAACCTGACGGAAGTGAACCACAGTCGTTTCCCCAACGTGATGGTGCAACTGTCCGAGCTGGTGGCCTATGTCGAGACCCTGCGCGCCCTGATTCGCGTGGCGGAAATCGACTGTATTCCAGGACCTGGCGGCACCGTGGTGCCTTATGAGCAACCGCTCAATGTGGTGCGCGCGCAGTACCCGGCGATGCATGCCCGCGCCCTGGAAATCCTGCAACTGCTCGGCGCCGGCAACGTGGTCGTGGCGCCGACGGTCGAGGATCTCTACAGCGAAAACGGTCCGGCCATCGAGCGTTATTGCGCCGGTGCCGACATCCCGGCCGAACGCAAGATGCAGCTGTTGCGCCTGGCCTGGGATGCCTCCTGCTCGTCCTTTGCCGGTCGTCAGAACCTGTACGAGAAGTTCTTCTCCGGTGATCCATGGCGCAACGCCCAGATGCGCGGCGAGCGTTACCCGGGCGCCCGCGAGGCGCAAGACCGTGTGTGGGCGTTCCTGGATCGCAATGGCGAATGGGACCGGCGCATCAACGGCCGCTGA
- a CDS encoding carboxymuconolactone decarboxylase family protein, with protein MPRIHLPTPDEEPEAFALLAAKRGHAPNAQIFRTLAICPEILEVFIPMADAVREGYGIDPKLREMAIVMACQTMGTQYEHDPHWNRAIKEGVAKEQMLALWDFEKSPLFSDLEKAVLRLSRDATRAPAQVSTGVWEDVYHRLGPKQSMALLFNIGWYNMTGRLTGPLELSNEADFTRL; from the coding sequence ATGCCTCGTATTCACCTGCCCACGCCGGACGAAGAGCCGGAAGCCTTCGCGCTGCTGGCGGCCAAGCGTGGTCACGCACCGAACGCGCAGATCTTTCGGACCCTGGCCATCTGCCCGGAGATCCTCGAGGTCTTCATCCCCATGGCCGACGCGGTCCGCGAAGGCTACGGCATCGATCCGAAATTGCGCGAGATGGCCATCGTGATGGCGTGCCAGACCATGGGCACCCAATACGAACACGACCCCCACTGGAATCGGGCCATCAAGGAAGGCGTCGCGAAGGAGCAAATGCTCGCGCTGTGGGATTTTGAAAAGAGCCCGCTGTTCTCCGACCTCGAGAAGGCGGTACTGCGCTTGTCCCGCGATGCCACCCGTGCGCCAGCCCAGGTCAGCACCGGGGTCTGGGAAGACGTTTACCACCGTCTCGGCCCGAAGCAGAGCATGGCGCTGCTGTTCAATATTGGTTGGTACAACATGACCGGTCGCTTGACTGGCCCCCTCGAGTTGAGCAACGAGGCCGATTTCACTCGGCTCTGA
- a CDS encoding VOC family protein, producing the protein MPLPKPVYYPPFNVTRSSHAVITSRDLEASRDFYEQVIGLVLTERDADTLYFRGLEEVCHHSLVIKRKSGDHEAEAIGFRVYTEEELDKAEHFYRSKGLPARWIEVPHQGRTLLVNDPAGTPVQLCATMSTTPRVYTQFQDFKGGAAMRFDHYQIQVPNVQEQTDFYAEMGFRISEYMALDEKLIATFMFRKPGTQDIVFLENPGPRLHHFAYTVSDSHSILRACDIAGNLGMGDVVERGPGRHGPAGVLFVYLRDPDGHRVELFCDHYLLIDIEVEPVAWDVRKPGLSLRWGLPPQECWFNDTTAFSGIATKELDHQRGPLVTLETYLADKARARAAK; encoded by the coding sequence ATGCCACTGCCAAAACCGGTCTATTACCCACCATTCAATGTCACCCGTTCGAGCCACGCCGTCATTACCTCCCGCGACCTTGAAGCCAGCCGCGATTTTTACGAGCAGGTCATTGGCCTGGTGCTGACCGAGCGGGATGCCGACACCCTGTATTTCCGCGGTCTGGAAGAGGTGTGCCACCACAGCCTGGTGATTAAGCGCAAGAGCGGCGACCATGAAGCCGAAGCGATCGGCTTCCGGGTCTACACCGAAGAGGAACTGGACAAGGCCGAGCACTTTTACCGCTCCAAAGGCCTGCCGGCACGCTGGATCGAAGTGCCGCACCAGGGCCGCACGCTGCTGGTCAACGACCCGGCCGGCACCCCGGTGCAACTGTGCGCCACCATGTCGACGACGCCCCGTGTGTACACGCAGTTCCAGGACTTCAAGGGCGGCGCCGCCATGCGCTTCGACCACTACCAGATCCAGGTGCCGAATGTGCAGGAACAGACCGATTTCTATGCAGAAATGGGCTTCCGCATTTCCGAATACATGGCCCTGGACGAGAAGCTGATAGCGACCTTCATGTTCCGCAAACCCGGGACACAGGACATCGTATTCCTGGAAAACCCGGGTCCGCGCCTGCATCACTTCGCCTACACCGTTTCCGACTCCCACAGCATCCTGCGCGCCTGCGACATCGCCGGCAACCTGGGCATGGGCGATGTGGTCGAGCGCGGACCTGGCCGCCATGGCCCGGCGGGTGTGCTGTTCGTGTATCTGCGCGATCCCGATGGACATCGGGTGGAGTTGTTCTGCGATCACTATCTGCTGATCGATATCGAGGTCGAGCCGGTTGCGTGGGATGTGCGCAAGCCCGGCCTGTCGCTGCGCTGGGGCCTGCCGCCGCAGGAATGCTGGTTCAACGATACGACCGCGTTCAGCGGCATTGCCACCAAAGAACTGGACCACCAGCGCGGCCCGCTGGTGACCCTTGAGACCTACCTGGCGGACAAGGCACGCGCCAGAGCCGCCAAGTAA